A window of the Lolium perenne isolate Kyuss_39 chromosome 7, Kyuss_2.0, whole genome shotgun sequence genome harbors these coding sequences:
- the LOC127313677 gene encoding transcription factor IBH1-like 1, whose protein sequence is MQGPSTMSFRQAFLENLLVSLQLQQEHTSKHHSSSLGAAMSLHERKLAVKSSADVAMAAARGAGARWTRAILAPAPSACKVQRCRRIVIRCRGRKRSLPRSARARDGGTSSGGEVARRLVRRRTMALREVIPGGRDAAVDEATLLREAMDYVVHLRAQVDVLRQVSEAVQRFGSSILQ, encoded by the exons ATGCAAGGCCCTAGCACCATGTCCTTCAGGCAAGCGTTCCTCGAGAACCTCCTTGTAAGTCTCCAGCTCCAGCAGGAGCACACGAGCAAACATCATTCGTCATCACTCGGTGCCGCCATGAGCCTTCATGAGAGGAAGCTCGCTGTCAAGTCCTCTGCCGATGTCGCCATGGCGGCTGCCCGTGGCGCCGGCGCGAGGTGGACAAGAGCCATCTTGGCTCCGGCGCCCAGTGCGTGCAAGGTGCAGAGATGTAGGAGGATCGTGATCAGGTGCCGCGGCCGGAAGAGGAGCTTACCGAGATCAGCTCGTGCTCGCGACGGCGGCACTAGTAGTGGGGGTGAGGTTGCGAGGAGGCTGGTGAGGAGAAGGACTATGGCGCTGAGGGAGGTGATACCGGGAGGCCGGGACGCCGCCGTCGACGAGGCCACCCTGCTACGCGAGGCCATGGACTACGTCGTCCACCTGCGCGCTCAGGTCGACGTCCTCCGCCAGGTGTCGGAAGCCGTGCAAAGATTCGGCTCGAGTATCCTGCAG TGA
- the LOC127311273 gene encoding tetraspanin-8, whose product MARCSNGLLGLLNAGVLVLSLAVLGGGIWLSHRAATTDCERFLERPVIALGALLLALSLAGLAGSLCRASCLLWLYLVALFLLIALLLVFTVFAFAVTNRGAGSVVSGRGYREYRLGEYSTWLQRRVENHENWARIRSCLQDGQVCRKLAARRETPQQFAASHLSPIQSGCCKPPTGCNFTYQSETVWIKPAGLNSTDDPDCNMWSNDPRALCYGCQSCKAGVLANLKNDWKKIATVNIIFLIFLIVVYSVGCCAFRNNRQDNSHPAWK is encoded by the exons ATGGCGCGCTGCAGTAACGGGCTGCTGGGCCTGCTCAACGCCGGCGTGCTCGTCCTCTCCCTCGCGGTCCTGGGCGGCGGCATCTGGCTGAGccaccgcgccgccaccaccgacTGCGAGCGGTTCCTGGAGCGGCCCGTCATCGCGCTCGGGGCGCTGCTCCTGGCGCTCTCCCTCGCGGGGCTCGCCGGCTCCCTCTGCCGCGCCTCCTGCCTCCTCTGGCTCTACCTCGTCGCGCTCTTCCTCCTCATCGCGCTCCTCCTCGTCTTCACCGTCTTCGCCTTCGCCGTCACCAACCGCGGCGCCGGCTCCGTCGTCTCCGGGAGGGGCTACAGGGAGTACCGCCTCGGGGAGTACTCCACCTGGCTGCAGCGCCGGGTCGAGAACCACGAGAACTGGGCCAGGATCCGGAGCTGCCTCCAGGACGGCCAGGTCTGCCGGAAGCTCGCGGCCAGGAGGGAGACCCCGCAGCAGTTCGCCGCCAGCCACCTCTCCCCGATCCAG TCCGGATGCTGCAAGCCCCCAACTGGATGCAACTTCACCTACCAGAGTGAGACTGTCTGGATCAAACCTGCTGGCCTCAACTCTACGGATGACCCCGACTGCAACATGTGGTCAAATGATCCGCGTGCTCTCTGCTATGGCTGCCAGTCATGCAAGGCTGGAGTGCTCGCGAACCTGAAGAATGACTGGAAGAAGATCGCCACCGTCAACATCATattcctcatcttcctcatcgtcgtctacTCTGTTGGGTGCTGCGCTTTCAGGAACAACCGGCaggacaactcacacccagcctgGAAATGA
- the LOC127315000 gene encoding transcription factor IBH1-like 1, which translates to MQGPRGNANTSTKSFKQAFLKNLLLNLHALTGTSASSFDAISLLEKKRAVKSSADVAMAAARDDSGDAGAARWPKAILARASRACKMRRCRTIVIRCRGLKRSLTRSRAAAASSSDGGDAARRLVRRTTMALREMIPGGRDAAVDEATLLREAMDYVVHLRAQVDVLRQVSEAVQRSSFIARQLTYRPGYTVQKLTVKNSHISSFDQHKNTPVDSAAKAHSITKGYSNS; encoded by the exons ATGCAAGGCCCACGCGGTAACGCCAACACCAGCACCAAGTCCTTCAAGCAAGCCTTCCTCAAGAACCTCCTCCTGAACCTCCATGCACTGACGGGCACAAGTGCATCATCCTTCGACGCCATAAGCCTCCTCGAGAAGAAGCGCGCCGTGAAGTCCTCCGCCGACGTTGCCATGGCGGCCGCACGTGACGACTCTGGCGACGCCGGCGCTGCAAGGTGGCCCAAGGCTATCTTGGCCCGGGCATCAAGGGCGTGCAAGATGCGGAGGTGCAGGACGATCGTGATCAGGTGCCGCGGCCTGAAGAGGAGCTTGACGAGAAGCCGCGCTGCCGCCGCCTCCAGCAGCGACGGTGGTGATGCTGCGAGGAGGCTGGTGAGGAGGACGACCATGGCGCTGCGGGAGATGATACCGGGAGGCCGGGACGCCGCCGTCGACGAGGCCACGCTGCTACGCGAGGCCATGGACTACGTCGTGCATCTGCGCGCTCAGGTCGACGTGCTCCGTCAGGTCTCGGAGGCCGTGCAAAGATCCAGCTTCATTGCTCGGCAG TTAACATACAGGCCAGGTTATACAGTTCAAAAACTAACAGTAAAAAACAGCCACATTTCGTCCTTTGACCAACACAAAAATACTCCAGTCGATAGTGCTGCAAAGGCACATTCTATAACTAAAGGGTACAGTAATTCTTGA